In a genomic window of Thermosynechococcus sp. CL-1:
- a CDS encoding restriction endonuclease, translated as MATINDILAEFRAAAESKRHLGDRFERLMQAYFRTDPYYQDLFSDVWLWWEYPQRGNSGDIGIDLVAKERISGELWAIQCKFYHPEHTLSKSDVDSFLAASGKAEFSHRLLVSTIDRWSENLNKTLDNQKVPVHRLTVHDLANSPIDWEQFSSDTIPTGSQRLQDAKGSYSLKRLPRKELRPHQQIAVDNVIAGL; from the coding sequence ATGGCTACGATCAATGATATTTTGGCGGAGTTTCGAGCAGCAGCAGAGTCAAAACGGCACTTGGGCGATCGCTTTGAGCGGTTGATGCAGGCTTACTTTCGCACTGACCCTTACTATCAGGATTTATTTAGCGATGTGTGGCTGTGGTGGGAGTATCCGCAGCGGGGCAATAGTGGCGACATTGGCATTGACTTGGTGGCCAAAGAACGGATCAGTGGCGAGCTTTGGGCGATTCAGTGCAAGTTTTACCATCCTGAGCATACTCTCAGCAAAAGTGATGTGGATTCCTTTTTGGCAGCCTCGGGCAAGGCGGAATTTAGTCATCGGCTCTTGGTCTCTACCATCGATCGCTGGTCAGAGAATCTGAACAAAACTCTTGACAATCAAAAAGTCCCCGTCCATCGCCTCACGGTACACGACCTCGCCAATAGCCCCATTGATTGGGAGCAGTTTTCTAGCGACACCATACCCACAGGTAGCCAGCGGCTCCAAGATGCCAAGGGAAGCTATTCTCTCAAACGCCTTCCCCGCAAGGAATTGCGTCCCCACCAGCAAATAGCCGTTGACAATGTGATCGCAGGATTGTAA
- a CDS encoding DEAD/DEAH box helicase family protein → MACGTGKTFTALKIAERMVGKGGRVLFLVPSISLLSQSLREWTAEAEIPLHPIAVCSDVKVGRRTDSEDLKASDLPFPATTDSEKIRKGAAAATNKMTVIFSTYQSIESITAAQKAGLPPFDLIICDEAHRTTGVILSSQEESQFTRVHRQEHVQGKKRLYMTATPRLYGDRAKSKALEENITLCSMDEEAIYGKELHRLGFGEAVRAHDDRFNAIVNKLALNQQRPPQIDVIGIGGGREDSEEIDNDLTPVQLAFHWPELEEWKEALYAKVVHKVWRSPVLGGLGQGCGHPCRSPSHAHGGHHRQKSQR, encoded by the coding sequence ATGGCCTGTGGCACGGGCAAAACCTTTACGGCTTTGAAAATTGCTGAGCGGATGGTGGGCAAAGGGGGACGGGTGCTTTTTCTGGTGCCCTCGATTTCGTTGCTGTCTCAGAGTTTGCGGGAGTGGACTGCCGAAGCAGAAATTCCCCTACATCCCATTGCCGTCTGCTCCGATGTGAAGGTGGGGCGGCGCACAGACAGCGAAGACCTCAAAGCCAGTGATCTACCCTTTCCTGCAACCACCGATAGCGAGAAGATTCGCAAGGGGGCAGCAGCAGCAACCAACAAGATGACGGTGATTTTCTCCACCTATCAATCGATTGAGAGCATTACTGCCGCCCAAAAGGCTGGCCTACCCCCCTTTGATTTGATCATCTGCGATGAGGCTCACCGCACCACGGGCGTGATTCTCTCTAGCCAAGAGGAATCGCAATTTACCCGCGTCCACCGTCAAGAGCACGTCCAAGGCAAGAAACGCCTCTATATGACGGCAACACCGCGCCTGTATGGCGATCGCGCCAAGAGCAAGGCATTAGAAGAAAACATCACCCTTTGCTCGATGGATGAGGAAGCCATCTATGGCAAGGAACTGCACCGCTTGGGCTTTGGTGAGGCCGTACGGGCGCACGACGATCGCTTTAATGCCATTGTCAACAAGCTGGCACTCAATCAGCAGCGACCCCCGCAAATTGATGTGATTGGGATTGGGGGTGGCCGTGAAGACAGTGAAGAAATTGACAACGACCTCACACCCGTGCAGTTAGCGTTTCACTGGCCAGAACTGGAGGAGTGGAAAGAAGCCCTCTACGCCAAGGTGGTGCATAAAGTGTGGCGATCGCCAGTATTGGGAGGACTGGGCCAAGGATGTGGCCATCCTTGCCGATCACCATCGCACGCGCATGGAGGGCATCATCGCCAAAAATCCCAGCGTTAG
- a CDS encoding Eco57I restriction-modification methylase domain-containing protein — protein sequence MYEHEDTLNEAFFPENNRRVLAQKQEKITVIIGNPPYSAGQKSENDSNKNLKYQRLDKKIAETYAKFSNATSKRSLYDSYIRAIRWATDRLGEKA from the coding sequence ATGTATGAACACGAGGACACCCTCAATGAAGCCTTCTTCCCTGAAAACAATCGCCGCGTTTTAGCGCAGAAACAAGAAAAGATCACCGTGATCATTGGCAATCCGCCCTATTCCGCAGGGCAAAAGAGCGAAAATGATAGTAACAAAAATCTAAAATACCAGAGACTTGATAAAAAGATTGCTGAGACTTATGCAAAATTTTCTAACGCGACTTCAAAAAGAAGTCTTTATGACTCATATATTCGTGCTATTCGCTGGGCAACGGATCGTCTAGGGGAAAAGGCGTGA
- a CDS encoding type ISP restriction/modification enzyme, producing MSIQTLKASVPDLELISNSQCFPLYTYEKVEATPQGSLFESNTSTGYRQKENINDAILKVFRDTYGDTQIGKEDIFYYVYGILHSPDYRQRYANDLKKMLPRIPYVEDFWGFSKAGRELAHWHLHYETIDPYPLTELAAPLTTDAKTFYRVEKMRFAKKGQQVDKTTIIYNRYVTLTGIPLQAYDYVVNGKPAIEWVMDHYQVTVDKDSQIRNDPNDWSADPRYIIDLLKRVVRVSVETLQIVQQLPKFKLLSKKATAP from the coding sequence TTGTCAATACAGACCCTAAAAGCATCAGTACCCGACTTAGAGTTAATTTCCAATAGCCAATGTTTTCCCCTCTATACCTATGAAAAAGTTGAAGCCACGCCACAGGGATCGTTATTTGAGAGCAACACATCAACGGGCTATCGCCAGAAAGAGAATATCAATGATGCCATCCTCAAAGTCTTTCGCGACACCTACGGGGATACCCAAATCGGTAAAGAGGATATTTTCTACTACGTTTATGGCATTTTGCACAGTCCTGACTATCGCCAACGCTACGCCAATGACCTGAAAAAGATGCTGCCGCGCATTCCCTACGTTGAAGATTTTTGGGGCTTTAGCAAGGCAGGCCGAGAGTTGGCTCACTGGCATCTCCACTATGAAACCATTGACCCCTACCCCCTCACTGAGTTGGCAGCCCCCCTGACCACTGATGCCAAAACCTTCTATCGCGTTGAAAAGATGCGCTTTGCCAAAAAAGGGCAGCAGGTGGATAAGACCACGATTATTTACAACCGTTATGTCACCCTAACGGGGATTCCTCTTCAAGCCTATGACTATGTGGTGAATGGCAAGCCTGCCATCGAGTGGGTGATGGATCACTATCAAGTCACTGTGGATAAAGACAGCCAAATTCGCAATGACCCCAACGACTGGTCAGCAGATCCCCGCTACATTATTGACTTACTGAAGCGCGTGGTGCGAGTGAGCGTCGAAACGCTCCAGATTGTCCAACAGCTTCCAAAGTTCAAGCTCCTCAGCAAAAAGGCAACTGCCCCCTGA
- the purU gene encoding formyltetrahydrofolate deformylase encodes MSMPTMTLAISCPDQRGLVAKLAQFVYRYNGNIVHADHHTDAVAGIFLSRLEWELEGFEIPRDQIAATFINYAQREKVFASWQGVRWQLRASDIPYRLAIWVSRQDHCLWDLLLRQRAGDLFAEIPLIISNHEHLRPIAEQFGIDFHYIPVTPETKPLAEAKELQLLKDYNIDLVVLAKYMQVLSPEFIEAFPQVINIHHSFLPAFAGANPYHRAYERGVKIIGATAHYATADLDEGPIIEQAVVHISHRDTVADLIRKGKDLERVVLARAVRLHLQNRILVYGNRTAVFA; translated from the coding sequence GTGTCTATGCCGACGATGACCCTCGCCATTTCCTGTCCCGATCAGCGGGGGCTAGTGGCCAAGTTGGCGCAGTTTGTCTATCGCTACAACGGGAACATTGTCCATGCCGACCACCACACCGATGCCGTTGCGGGCATTTTTCTCTCCCGCCTCGAGTGGGAACTAGAGGGCTTTGAAATCCCCCGCGATCAAATTGCCGCGACTTTCATCAACTATGCGCAGCGGGAAAAGGTCTTTGCCAGTTGGCAAGGGGTGCGCTGGCAGTTGCGGGCATCGGATATTCCCTATCGCTTGGCCATTTGGGTGAGCCGCCAAGATCATTGCCTGTGGGATTTGCTGCTGCGGCAGCGAGCGGGGGATCTCTTTGCGGAAATTCCCCTGATTATCAGTAACCATGAGCATTTACGTCCCATTGCCGAACAGTTTGGCATTGACTTTCACTATATCCCTGTAACGCCAGAGACCAAGCCCCTTGCCGAAGCCAAGGAACTGCAACTCCTCAAGGACTACAACATTGATCTGGTGGTGCTGGCCAAGTATATGCAGGTGCTCAGTCCAGAATTTATTGAGGCCTTTCCCCAAGTGATCAACATTCACCATTCATTTTTGCCTGCCTTTGCGGGGGCGAATCCCTACCACCGTGCCTATGAGCGGGGGGTAAAAATCATTGGTGCCACGGCCCACTATGCTACAGCGGATTTGGATGAAGGACCGATTATTGAGCAGGCAGTTGTGCACATTAGCCATCGCGATACGGTGGCGGATCTGATTCGCAAGGGCAAGGATTTAGAACGGGTGGTCTTGGCACGGGCAGTACGGCTGCATTTGCAAAATCGGATTCTGGTGTATGGCAATCGCACGGCAGTCTTTGCCTAG